One genomic region from Apteryx mantelli isolate bAptMan1 chromosome 7, bAptMan1.hap1, whole genome shotgun sequence encodes:
- the RUFY2 gene encoding RUN and FYVE domain-containing protein 2 isoform X2 encodes MAVKDPTAVERANLLNMAKLSIKGLIESALSFGRTLDSDYPPLQQFFVVMEHCLKHGLKVRKSFLSYNKTIWGPLELVEKLYPEAEEIAASVRDLPGLKTPLGRARAWLRLALMQKKMADYLRCLIIQRDLLSEFYEYHALMMEEEGAVIVGLLVGLNVIDANLCVKGEDLDSQVGVIDFSMYLKSDDDIGGKERNVQIAAILDQKNYVEELNRQLNSTVNSLHARVDSLEKSNTKLIEELAIAKNNIIKLQEENHQLRSENTLILMKTQHHLEVTKVDVEAELQTYKHSRQGLDEMYNEARRQLREESQLRQDMENELMVQVSMKHEIELAMKLLEKDIHEKQDTLIGLRQQLDEVKAINMEMYQKLQVTEDAMKEKNEIISRLEDKTNQINATMKQLEQRLQQAEKAQMEAENEDEKLQEEYVNKSERLQNEFSQKEKQLLQLETDLKIEKEWRQTLEDDLQKEKETISQLRIETQEIINLKKEFLKLQEKNKQLKRICQDQEAALQELASKLSESKLKIEDIKEANKALQGQVWLKDKEATHCKLCEKEFSLSKRKHHCRNCGEIFCNACSDNELPLPSSPKPVRVCDSCHAILIQRYCVSHK; translated from the exons ATGG CTGTAAAAGACCCTACAGCTGTGGAAAGAGCAAATTTACTAAACATGGCTAAATTGAGTATCAAAGGACTCATTGAATCAGCTTTGAGCTTTGGCCGTACTCTGGACTCTGACTACCCTCCTTTGCAGCAGTTCTTTGTTGTCATGGAACACTGCCTGAAGCATGGCCTTAAAG TAAGAAAATCCTTTCTAAGTTACAATAAAACTATCTGGGGTCCTCTGGAACTTGTGGAGAAGTTATATCCAGAAGCTGAGGAAATAGCAGCAAGTGTCAGAGATTTACCTGGCCTCAA GACACCCCTGGGCCGTGCTCGTGCCTGGTTACGGTTAGCactaatgcaaaagaaaatggCTGACTATCTTCGCTGCTTAATCATTCAGAGAGATCTTCTCAG TGAATTTTATGAGTATCATGCACTAATGATGGAGGAAGAAGGAGCAGTTATTGTTGGGCTGTTAGTTGGGTTAAATGTGATAGATGCTAACCTGTGTGTAAAGGGAGAAGACCTAGATTCACAA GTTGGGGTAATTGATTTCTCTATGTATTTAAAGAGTGATGACGACATTGGGGGTAAAGAAAG AAATGTCCAGATTGCTGCAATTTTGGACCAAAAGAATTATGTTGAAGAACTAAACAGACAACTAAA tagcACAGTTAACAGTCTACATGCAAGAGTTGATTCATTAGAGAAATCAAACACTAAACTGATTGAAGAG ttagcgaTAGCCAAAAACAATATAATTAAACTTCAGGAAGAAAACCATCAATTAAGGAGTGAAAATAcacttattttaatgaaaacacagCATCATCTAGAG GTGACTAAAGTGGATGTTGAAGCGGAACTTCAGACGTACAAACACTCCAGACAGGGTTTAGATGAAATGTACAATGAAGCACGTAGACAACTTCGAGAAGAATCACAGCTTCGACAA GATATGGAGAATGAGCTAATGGTTCaagttagtatgaaacatgagaTAGAACTTGCCATGAAGTTGCTGGAGAAGGACATCCATGAGAAACAGGATACTCTCATAGGCCTTCGGCAGCAGCTTGATGAAGTTAAAGCAATTAACATGGAAATGTACCAAAAGCTGCAG GTTACTGAAGATGctatgaaagaaaagaatgaaataattaGTCGATTAGAGGATAAGACCAATCAAATTAATGCAACTATGAAACAACTAGAACAAAG ATTGCAGCAAGCAGAGAAGGCTCAAATGGAAGCTGAGAATGAGGATGAGAAACTTCAAGAGGAATATGTGAATAAATCTGAAAGACTGCAGAACGAATTCTCCCAGAAAGAGAAACAGCT GCTTCAGCTGGAAACAGatttgaaaatagaaaaagagTGGCGGCAAACCTTAGAAGATgatcttcaaaaggaaaaagagactaTATCTCAGCTCAGAATAGAGACCCAAGAAATAATTAACCTTAAAAAA gagttCCTTAAACTTCAGGAGAAGAACAAGCAGCTGAAAAGGATATGTCAAGACCAAGAAGCAGCTCTCCAAGAACTGGCATCCAAGCTTAGCga ATCAAAGCTGAAAATAGAAGATataaaagaagcaaacaaagcatTGCAG GGACAGGTTTGGTTGAAGGACAAAGAAGCTACACACTGCAAGTTATGTGAAAAGGAATTTtcactttccaaaaggaag CATCATTGTAGAAACTGTGGTGAGATCTTCTGTAATGCCTGCTCTGACAATGAACTGCC
- the RUFY2 gene encoding RUN and FYVE domain-containing protein 2 isoform X1 — protein sequence MAVKDPTAVERANLLNMAKLSIKGLIESALSFGRTLDSDYPPLQQFFVVMEHCLKHGLKVRKSFLSYNKTIWGPLELVEKLYPEAEEIAASVRDLPGLKTPLGRARAWLRLALMQKKMADYLRCLIIQRDLLSEFYEYHALMMEEEGAVIVGLLVGLNVIDANLCVKGEDLDSQVGVIDFSMYLKSDDDIGGKERNVQIAAILDQKNYVEELNRQLNSTVNSLHARVDSLEKSNTKLIEELAIAKNNIIKLQEENHQLRSENTLILMKTQHHLEVTKVDVEAELQTYKHSRQGLDEMYNEARRQLREESQLRQDMENELMVQVSMKHEIELAMKLLEKDIHEKQDTLIGLRQQLDEVKAINMEMYQKLQVTEDAMKEKNEIISRLEDKTNQINATMKQLEQRLQQAEKAQMEAENEDEKLQEEYVNKSERLQNEFSQKEKQLLQLETDLKIEKEWRQTLEDDLQKEKETISQLRIETQEIINLKKEFLKLQEKNKQLKRICQDQEAALQELASKLSESKLKIEDIKEANKALQGQVWLKDKEATHCKLCEKEFSLSKRKHHCRNCGEIFCNACSDNELPLPSSPKPVRVCDSCHAILIQRCSFNVP from the exons ATGG CTGTAAAAGACCCTACAGCTGTGGAAAGAGCAAATTTACTAAACATGGCTAAATTGAGTATCAAAGGACTCATTGAATCAGCTTTGAGCTTTGGCCGTACTCTGGACTCTGACTACCCTCCTTTGCAGCAGTTCTTTGTTGTCATGGAACACTGCCTGAAGCATGGCCTTAAAG TAAGAAAATCCTTTCTAAGTTACAATAAAACTATCTGGGGTCCTCTGGAACTTGTGGAGAAGTTATATCCAGAAGCTGAGGAAATAGCAGCAAGTGTCAGAGATTTACCTGGCCTCAA GACACCCCTGGGCCGTGCTCGTGCCTGGTTACGGTTAGCactaatgcaaaagaaaatggCTGACTATCTTCGCTGCTTAATCATTCAGAGAGATCTTCTCAG TGAATTTTATGAGTATCATGCACTAATGATGGAGGAAGAAGGAGCAGTTATTGTTGGGCTGTTAGTTGGGTTAAATGTGATAGATGCTAACCTGTGTGTAAAGGGAGAAGACCTAGATTCACAA GTTGGGGTAATTGATTTCTCTATGTATTTAAAGAGTGATGACGACATTGGGGGTAAAGAAAG AAATGTCCAGATTGCTGCAATTTTGGACCAAAAGAATTATGTTGAAGAACTAAACAGACAACTAAA tagcACAGTTAACAGTCTACATGCAAGAGTTGATTCATTAGAGAAATCAAACACTAAACTGATTGAAGAG ttagcgaTAGCCAAAAACAATATAATTAAACTTCAGGAAGAAAACCATCAATTAAGGAGTGAAAATAcacttattttaatgaaaacacagCATCATCTAGAG GTGACTAAAGTGGATGTTGAAGCGGAACTTCAGACGTACAAACACTCCAGACAGGGTTTAGATGAAATGTACAATGAAGCACGTAGACAACTTCGAGAAGAATCACAGCTTCGACAA GATATGGAGAATGAGCTAATGGTTCaagttagtatgaaacatgagaTAGAACTTGCCATGAAGTTGCTGGAGAAGGACATCCATGAGAAACAGGATACTCTCATAGGCCTTCGGCAGCAGCTTGATGAAGTTAAAGCAATTAACATGGAAATGTACCAAAAGCTGCAG GTTACTGAAGATGctatgaaagaaaagaatgaaataattaGTCGATTAGAGGATAAGACCAATCAAATTAATGCAACTATGAAACAACTAGAACAAAG ATTGCAGCAAGCAGAGAAGGCTCAAATGGAAGCTGAGAATGAGGATGAGAAACTTCAAGAGGAATATGTGAATAAATCTGAAAGACTGCAGAACGAATTCTCCCAGAAAGAGAAACAGCT GCTTCAGCTGGAAACAGatttgaaaatagaaaaagagTGGCGGCAAACCTTAGAAGATgatcttcaaaaggaaaaagagactaTATCTCAGCTCAGAATAGAGACCCAAGAAATAATTAACCTTAAAAAA gagttCCTTAAACTTCAGGAGAAGAACAAGCAGCTGAAAAGGATATGTCAAGACCAAGAAGCAGCTCTCCAAGAACTGGCATCCAAGCTTAGCga ATCAAAGCTGAAAATAGAAGATataaaagaagcaaacaaagcatTGCAG GGACAGGTTTGGTTGAAGGACAAAGAAGCTACACACTGCAAGTTATGTGAAAAGGAATTTtcactttccaaaaggaag CATCATTGTAGAAACTGTGGTGAGATCTTCTGTAATGCCTGCTCTGACAATGAACTGCC
- the RUFY2 gene encoding RUN and FYVE domain-containing protein 2 isoform X5 — MAKLSIKGLIESALSFGRTLDSDYPPLQQFFVVMEHCLKHGLKVRKSFLSYNKTIWGPLELVEKLYPEAEEIAASVRDLPGLKTPLGRARAWLRLALMQKKMADYLRCLIIQRDLLSEFYEYHALMMEEEGAVIVGLLVGLNVIDANLCVKGEDLDSQVGVIDFSMYLKSDDDIGGKERNVQIAAILDQKNYVEELNRQLNSTVNSLHARVDSLEKSNTKLIEELAIAKNNIIKLQEENHQLRSENTLILMKTQHHLEVTKVDVEAELQTYKHSRQGLDEMYNEARRQLREESQLRQDMENELMVQVSMKHEIELAMKLLEKDIHEKQDTLIGLRQQLDEVKAINMEMYQKLQVTEDAMKEKNEIISRLEDKTNQINATMKQLEQRLQQAEKAQMEAENEDEKLQEEYVNKSERLQNEFSQKEKQLLQLETDLKIEKEWRQTLEDDLQKEKETISQLRIETQEIINLKKEFLKLQEKNKQLKRICQDQEAALQELASKLSESKLKIEDIKEANKALQGQVWLKDKEATHCKLCEKEFSLSKRKHHCRNCGEIFCNACSDNELPLPSSPKPVRVCDSCHAILIQRYCVSHK, encoded by the exons ATGGCTAAATTGAGTATCAAAGGACTCATTGAATCAGCTTTGAGCTTTGGCCGTACTCTGGACTCTGACTACCCTCCTTTGCAGCAGTTCTTTGTTGTCATGGAACACTGCCTGAAGCATGGCCTTAAAG TAAGAAAATCCTTTCTAAGTTACAATAAAACTATCTGGGGTCCTCTGGAACTTGTGGAGAAGTTATATCCAGAAGCTGAGGAAATAGCAGCAAGTGTCAGAGATTTACCTGGCCTCAA GACACCCCTGGGCCGTGCTCGTGCCTGGTTACGGTTAGCactaatgcaaaagaaaatggCTGACTATCTTCGCTGCTTAATCATTCAGAGAGATCTTCTCAG TGAATTTTATGAGTATCATGCACTAATGATGGAGGAAGAAGGAGCAGTTATTGTTGGGCTGTTAGTTGGGTTAAATGTGATAGATGCTAACCTGTGTGTAAAGGGAGAAGACCTAGATTCACAA GTTGGGGTAATTGATTTCTCTATGTATTTAAAGAGTGATGACGACATTGGGGGTAAAGAAAG AAATGTCCAGATTGCTGCAATTTTGGACCAAAAGAATTATGTTGAAGAACTAAACAGACAACTAAA tagcACAGTTAACAGTCTACATGCAAGAGTTGATTCATTAGAGAAATCAAACACTAAACTGATTGAAGAG ttagcgaTAGCCAAAAACAATATAATTAAACTTCAGGAAGAAAACCATCAATTAAGGAGTGAAAATAcacttattttaatgaaaacacagCATCATCTAGAG GTGACTAAAGTGGATGTTGAAGCGGAACTTCAGACGTACAAACACTCCAGACAGGGTTTAGATGAAATGTACAATGAAGCACGTAGACAACTTCGAGAAGAATCACAGCTTCGACAA GATATGGAGAATGAGCTAATGGTTCaagttagtatgaaacatgagaTAGAACTTGCCATGAAGTTGCTGGAGAAGGACATCCATGAGAAACAGGATACTCTCATAGGCCTTCGGCAGCAGCTTGATGAAGTTAAAGCAATTAACATGGAAATGTACCAAAAGCTGCAG GTTACTGAAGATGctatgaaagaaaagaatgaaataattaGTCGATTAGAGGATAAGACCAATCAAATTAATGCAACTATGAAACAACTAGAACAAAG ATTGCAGCAAGCAGAGAAGGCTCAAATGGAAGCTGAGAATGAGGATGAGAAACTTCAAGAGGAATATGTGAATAAATCTGAAAGACTGCAGAACGAATTCTCCCAGAAAGAGAAACAGCT GCTTCAGCTGGAAACAGatttgaaaatagaaaaagagTGGCGGCAAACCTTAGAAGATgatcttcaaaaggaaaaagagactaTATCTCAGCTCAGAATAGAGACCCAAGAAATAATTAACCTTAAAAAA gagttCCTTAAACTTCAGGAGAAGAACAAGCAGCTGAAAAGGATATGTCAAGACCAAGAAGCAGCTCTCCAAGAACTGGCATCCAAGCTTAGCga ATCAAAGCTGAAAATAGAAGATataaaagaagcaaacaaagcatTGCAG GGACAGGTTTGGTTGAAGGACAAAGAAGCTACACACTGCAAGTTATGTGAAAAGGAATTTtcactttccaaaaggaag CATCATTGTAGAAACTGTGGTGAGATCTTCTGTAATGCCTGCTCTGACAATGAACTGCC
- the RUFY2 gene encoding RUN and FYVE domain-containing protein 2 isoform X4 codes for MAVKDPTAVERANLLNMAKLSIKGLIESALSFGRTLDSDYPPLQQFFVVMEHCLKHGLKVRKSFLSYNKTIWGPLELVEKLYPEAEEIAASVRDLPGLKTPLGRARAWLRLALMQKKMADYLRCLIIQRDLLSEFYEYHALMMEEEGAVIVGLLVGLNVIDANLCVKGEDLDSQVGVIDFSMYLKSDDDIGGKERNVQIAAILDQKNYVEELNRQLNSTVNSLHARVDSLEKSNTKLIEELAIAKNNIIKLQEENHQLRSENTLILMKTQHHLEVTKVDVEAELQTYKHSRQGLDEMYNEARRQLREESQLRQDMENELMVQVSMKHEIELAMKLLEKDIHEKQDTLIGLRQQLDEVKAINMEMYQKLQVTEDAMKEKNEIISRLEDKTNQINATMKQLEQRLQQAEKAQMEAENEDEKLQEEYVNKSERLQNEFSQKEKQLLQLETDLKIEKEWRQTLEDDLQKEKETISQLRIETQEIINLKKEFLKLQEKNKQLKRICQDQEAALQELASKLSESKLKIEDIKEANKALQGQVWLKDKEATHCKLCEKEFSLSKRKHHCRNCGEIFCNACSDNELPLPSSPKPVRVCDSCHAILIQSVGA; via the exons ATGG CTGTAAAAGACCCTACAGCTGTGGAAAGAGCAAATTTACTAAACATGGCTAAATTGAGTATCAAAGGACTCATTGAATCAGCTTTGAGCTTTGGCCGTACTCTGGACTCTGACTACCCTCCTTTGCAGCAGTTCTTTGTTGTCATGGAACACTGCCTGAAGCATGGCCTTAAAG TAAGAAAATCCTTTCTAAGTTACAATAAAACTATCTGGGGTCCTCTGGAACTTGTGGAGAAGTTATATCCAGAAGCTGAGGAAATAGCAGCAAGTGTCAGAGATTTACCTGGCCTCAA GACACCCCTGGGCCGTGCTCGTGCCTGGTTACGGTTAGCactaatgcaaaagaaaatggCTGACTATCTTCGCTGCTTAATCATTCAGAGAGATCTTCTCAG TGAATTTTATGAGTATCATGCACTAATGATGGAGGAAGAAGGAGCAGTTATTGTTGGGCTGTTAGTTGGGTTAAATGTGATAGATGCTAACCTGTGTGTAAAGGGAGAAGACCTAGATTCACAA GTTGGGGTAATTGATTTCTCTATGTATTTAAAGAGTGATGACGACATTGGGGGTAAAGAAAG AAATGTCCAGATTGCTGCAATTTTGGACCAAAAGAATTATGTTGAAGAACTAAACAGACAACTAAA tagcACAGTTAACAGTCTACATGCAAGAGTTGATTCATTAGAGAAATCAAACACTAAACTGATTGAAGAG ttagcgaTAGCCAAAAACAATATAATTAAACTTCAGGAAGAAAACCATCAATTAAGGAGTGAAAATAcacttattttaatgaaaacacagCATCATCTAGAG GTGACTAAAGTGGATGTTGAAGCGGAACTTCAGACGTACAAACACTCCAGACAGGGTTTAGATGAAATGTACAATGAAGCACGTAGACAACTTCGAGAAGAATCACAGCTTCGACAA GATATGGAGAATGAGCTAATGGTTCaagttagtatgaaacatgagaTAGAACTTGCCATGAAGTTGCTGGAGAAGGACATCCATGAGAAACAGGATACTCTCATAGGCCTTCGGCAGCAGCTTGATGAAGTTAAAGCAATTAACATGGAAATGTACCAAAAGCTGCAG GTTACTGAAGATGctatgaaagaaaagaatgaaataattaGTCGATTAGAGGATAAGACCAATCAAATTAATGCAACTATGAAACAACTAGAACAAAG ATTGCAGCAAGCAGAGAAGGCTCAAATGGAAGCTGAGAATGAGGATGAGAAACTTCAAGAGGAATATGTGAATAAATCTGAAAGACTGCAGAACGAATTCTCCCAGAAAGAGAAACAGCT GCTTCAGCTGGAAACAGatttgaaaatagaaaaagagTGGCGGCAAACCTTAGAAGATgatcttcaaaaggaaaaagagactaTATCTCAGCTCAGAATAGAGACCCAAGAAATAATTAACCTTAAAAAA gagttCCTTAAACTTCAGGAGAAGAACAAGCAGCTGAAAAGGATATGTCAAGACCAAGAAGCAGCTCTCCAAGAACTGGCATCCAAGCTTAGCga ATCAAAGCTGAAAATAGAAGATataaaagaagcaaacaaagcatTGCAG GGACAGGTTTGGTTGAAGGACAAAGAAGCTACACACTGCAAGTTATGTGAAAAGGAATTTtcactttccaaaaggaag CATCATTGTAGAAACTGTGGTGAGATCTTCTGTAATGCCTGCTCTGACAATGAACTGCC
- the RUFY2 gene encoding RUN and FYVE domain-containing protein 2 isoform X3: MAVKDPTAVERANLLNMAKLSIKGLIESALSFGRTLDSDYPPLQQFFVVMEHCLKHGLKVRKSFLSYNKTIWGPLELVEKLYPEAEEIAASVRDLPGLKTPLGRARAWLRLALMQKKMADYLRCLIIQRDLLSEFYEYHALMMEEEGAVIVGLLVGLNVIDANLCVKGEDLDSQVGVIDFSMYLKSDDDIGGKERNVQIAAILDQKNYVEELNRQLNTVNSLHARVDSLEKSNTKLIEELAIAKNNIIKLQEENHQLRSENTLILMKTQHHLEVTKVDVEAELQTYKHSRQGLDEMYNEARRQLREESQLRQDMENELMVQVSMKHEIELAMKLLEKDIHEKQDTLIGLRQQLDEVKAINMEMYQKLQVTEDAMKEKNEIISRLEDKTNQINATMKQLEQRLQQAEKAQMEAENEDEKLQEEYVNKSERLQNEFSQKEKQLLQLETDLKIEKEWRQTLEDDLQKEKETISQLRIETQEIINLKKEFLKLQEKNKQLKRICQDQEAALQELASKLSESKLKIEDIKEANKALQGQVWLKDKEATHCKLCEKEFSLSKRKHHCRNCGEIFCNACSDNELPLPSSPKPVRVCDSCHAILIQRYCVSHK, from the exons ATGG CTGTAAAAGACCCTACAGCTGTGGAAAGAGCAAATTTACTAAACATGGCTAAATTGAGTATCAAAGGACTCATTGAATCAGCTTTGAGCTTTGGCCGTACTCTGGACTCTGACTACCCTCCTTTGCAGCAGTTCTTTGTTGTCATGGAACACTGCCTGAAGCATGGCCTTAAAG TAAGAAAATCCTTTCTAAGTTACAATAAAACTATCTGGGGTCCTCTGGAACTTGTGGAGAAGTTATATCCAGAAGCTGAGGAAATAGCAGCAAGTGTCAGAGATTTACCTGGCCTCAA GACACCCCTGGGCCGTGCTCGTGCCTGGTTACGGTTAGCactaatgcaaaagaaaatggCTGACTATCTTCGCTGCTTAATCATTCAGAGAGATCTTCTCAG TGAATTTTATGAGTATCATGCACTAATGATGGAGGAAGAAGGAGCAGTTATTGTTGGGCTGTTAGTTGGGTTAAATGTGATAGATGCTAACCTGTGTGTAAAGGGAGAAGACCTAGATTCACAA GTTGGGGTAATTGATTTCTCTATGTATTTAAAGAGTGATGACGACATTGGGGGTAAAGAAAG AAATGTCCAGATTGCTGCAATTTTGGACCAAAAGAATTATGTTGAAGAACTAAACAGACAACTAAA cACAGTTAACAGTCTACATGCAAGAGTTGATTCATTAGAGAAATCAAACACTAAACTGATTGAAGAG ttagcgaTAGCCAAAAACAATATAATTAAACTTCAGGAAGAAAACCATCAATTAAGGAGTGAAAATAcacttattttaatgaaaacacagCATCATCTAGAG GTGACTAAAGTGGATGTTGAAGCGGAACTTCAGACGTACAAACACTCCAGACAGGGTTTAGATGAAATGTACAATGAAGCACGTAGACAACTTCGAGAAGAATCACAGCTTCGACAA GATATGGAGAATGAGCTAATGGTTCaagttagtatgaaacatgagaTAGAACTTGCCATGAAGTTGCTGGAGAAGGACATCCATGAGAAACAGGATACTCTCATAGGCCTTCGGCAGCAGCTTGATGAAGTTAAAGCAATTAACATGGAAATGTACCAAAAGCTGCAG GTTACTGAAGATGctatgaaagaaaagaatgaaataattaGTCGATTAGAGGATAAGACCAATCAAATTAATGCAACTATGAAACAACTAGAACAAAG ATTGCAGCAAGCAGAGAAGGCTCAAATGGAAGCTGAGAATGAGGATGAGAAACTTCAAGAGGAATATGTGAATAAATCTGAAAGACTGCAGAACGAATTCTCCCAGAAAGAGAAACAGCT GCTTCAGCTGGAAACAGatttgaaaatagaaaaagagTGGCGGCAAACCTTAGAAGATgatcttcaaaaggaaaaagagactaTATCTCAGCTCAGAATAGAGACCCAAGAAATAATTAACCTTAAAAAA gagttCCTTAAACTTCAGGAGAAGAACAAGCAGCTGAAAAGGATATGTCAAGACCAAGAAGCAGCTCTCCAAGAACTGGCATCCAAGCTTAGCga ATCAAAGCTGAAAATAGAAGATataaaagaagcaaacaaagcatTGCAG GGACAGGTTTGGTTGAAGGACAAAGAAGCTACACACTGCAAGTTATGTGAAAAGGAATTTtcactttccaaaaggaag CATCATTGTAGAAACTGTGGTGAGATCTTCTGTAATGCCTGCTCTGACAATGAACTGCC
- the RUFY2 gene encoding RUN and FYVE domain-containing protein 2 isoform X6, which yields MAVKDPTAVERANLLNMAKLSIKGLIESALSFGRTLDSDYPPLQQFFVVMEHCLKHGLKVRKSFLSYNKTIWGPLELVEKLYPEAEEIAASVRDLPGLKTPLGRARAWLRLALMQKKMADYLRCLIIQRDLLSEFYEYHALMMEEEGAVIVGLLVGLNVIDANLCVKGEDLDSQVGVIDFSMYLKSDDDIGGKERNVQIAAILDQKNYVEELNRQLNSTVNSLHARVDSLEKSNTKLIEEVTKVDVEAELQTYKHSRQGLDEMYNEARRQLREESQLRQDMENELMVQVSMKHEIELAMKLLEKDIHEKQDTLIGLRQQLDEVKAINMEMYQKLQVTEDAMKEKNEIISRLEDKTNQINATMKQLEQRLQQAEKAQMEAENEDEKLQEEYVNKSERLQNEFSQKEKQLLQLETDLKIEKEWRQTLEDDLQKEKETISQLRIETQEIINLKKEFLKLQEKNKQLKRICQDQEAALQELASKLSESKLKIEDIKEANKALQGQVWLKDKEATHCKLCEKEFSLSKRKHHCRNCGEIFCNACSDNELPLPSSPKPVRVCDSCHAILIQRYCVSHK from the exons ATGG CTGTAAAAGACCCTACAGCTGTGGAAAGAGCAAATTTACTAAACATGGCTAAATTGAGTATCAAAGGACTCATTGAATCAGCTTTGAGCTTTGGCCGTACTCTGGACTCTGACTACCCTCCTTTGCAGCAGTTCTTTGTTGTCATGGAACACTGCCTGAAGCATGGCCTTAAAG TAAGAAAATCCTTTCTAAGTTACAATAAAACTATCTGGGGTCCTCTGGAACTTGTGGAGAAGTTATATCCAGAAGCTGAGGAAATAGCAGCAAGTGTCAGAGATTTACCTGGCCTCAA GACACCCCTGGGCCGTGCTCGTGCCTGGTTACGGTTAGCactaatgcaaaagaaaatggCTGACTATCTTCGCTGCTTAATCATTCAGAGAGATCTTCTCAG TGAATTTTATGAGTATCATGCACTAATGATGGAGGAAGAAGGAGCAGTTATTGTTGGGCTGTTAGTTGGGTTAAATGTGATAGATGCTAACCTGTGTGTAAAGGGAGAAGACCTAGATTCACAA GTTGGGGTAATTGATTTCTCTATGTATTTAAAGAGTGATGACGACATTGGGGGTAAAGAAAG AAATGTCCAGATTGCTGCAATTTTGGACCAAAAGAATTATGTTGAAGAACTAAACAGACAACTAAA tagcACAGTTAACAGTCTACATGCAAGAGTTGATTCATTAGAGAAATCAAACACTAAACTGATTGAAGAG GTGACTAAAGTGGATGTTGAAGCGGAACTTCAGACGTACAAACACTCCAGACAGGGTTTAGATGAAATGTACAATGAAGCACGTAGACAACTTCGAGAAGAATCACAGCTTCGACAA GATATGGAGAATGAGCTAATGGTTCaagttagtatgaaacatgagaTAGAACTTGCCATGAAGTTGCTGGAGAAGGACATCCATGAGAAACAGGATACTCTCATAGGCCTTCGGCAGCAGCTTGATGAAGTTAAAGCAATTAACATGGAAATGTACCAAAAGCTGCAG GTTACTGAAGATGctatgaaagaaaagaatgaaataattaGTCGATTAGAGGATAAGACCAATCAAATTAATGCAACTATGAAACAACTAGAACAAAG ATTGCAGCAAGCAGAGAAGGCTCAAATGGAAGCTGAGAATGAGGATGAGAAACTTCAAGAGGAATATGTGAATAAATCTGAAAGACTGCAGAACGAATTCTCCCAGAAAGAGAAACAGCT GCTTCAGCTGGAAACAGatttgaaaatagaaaaagagTGGCGGCAAACCTTAGAAGATgatcttcaaaaggaaaaagagactaTATCTCAGCTCAGAATAGAGACCCAAGAAATAATTAACCTTAAAAAA gagttCCTTAAACTTCAGGAGAAGAACAAGCAGCTGAAAAGGATATGTCAAGACCAAGAAGCAGCTCTCCAAGAACTGGCATCCAAGCTTAGCga ATCAAAGCTGAAAATAGAAGATataaaagaagcaaacaaagcatTGCAG GGACAGGTTTGGTTGAAGGACAAAGAAGCTACACACTGCAAGTTATGTGAAAAGGAATTTtcactttccaaaaggaag CATCATTGTAGAAACTGTGGTGAGATCTTCTGTAATGCCTGCTCTGACAATGAACTGCC